One region of Acaryochloris thomasi RCC1774 genomic DNA includes:
- the rplL gene encoding 50S ribosomal protein L7/L12 has protein sequence MSAATEEILEKLKSLTLLEAADLVKEIEEAFGVSAAAPVGGMMMAPAAGGGAAEEAEEKTEFDVVLEEVPSDKKIAILKVVRSLTGLGLKEAKEIVESAPKAIKEGTSKDDAEEAKKTLEEAGAKVALK, from the coding sequence ATGTCTGCTGCAACTGAAGAAATTCTAGAGAAGCTAAAATCTTTAACGCTGTTAGAGGCAGCTGATTTAGTTAAAGAGATTGAAGAAGCCTTTGGCGTCAGTGCTGCTGCACCTGTCGGTGGCATGATGATGGCTCCTGCTGCCGGTGGCGGTGCTGCTGAAGAGGCTGAGGAGAAAACTGAATTTGATGTCGTTCTGGAAGAAGTTCCTAGCGACAAGAAAATTGCGATTCTCAAGGTCGTTCGCTCTCTCACGGGTCTGGGTCTCAAAGAGGCGAAGGAAATTGTGGAGTCAGCTCCTAAGGCTATCAAAGAAGGAACTTCTAAGGACGACGCTGAGGAAGCGAAGAAAACGCTTGAAGAGGCTGGCGCTAAGGTCGCTCTCAAGTAG
- a CDS encoding DinB family protein, whose protein sequence is MIDSAYCEKMAQYNQWMNKRLYEVCAKINDKERKSDKGAFFKSIHATLNHIIYGDLAFLSRFTGEPSVVPEMGVLLYDDFDTLFKARIDLDQRIVGWASALDHEWLRSTTTYTSKVDKKIRTVENWVLITHMFNHETHHRGQITTLLSQIGLDMGTTDLPFLPGIEA, encoded by the coding sequence ATGATTGACTCAGCCTACTGTGAGAAGATGGCGCAATATAATCAATGGATGAATAAGCGGCTCTATGAAGTCTGTGCCAAGATAAACGATAAAGAACGAAAATCTGATAAAGGTGCATTCTTCAAATCAATCCATGCCACACTAAATCACATTATTTACGGTGATTTGGCATTTCTTTCTCGTTTTACGGGTGAGCCATCAGTAGTGCCAGAGATGGGCGTTTTGTTGTACGACGATTTTGATACCCTATTCAAAGCAAGAATTGATCTTGATCAAAGAATAGTTGGATGGGCTTCTGCATTAGATCATGAGTGGCTACGATCTACAACAACCTATACAAGTAAAGTAGATAAAAAAATAAGAACAGTAGAAAATTGGGTTCTCATAACGCATATGTTTAATCATGAGACTCATCACCGAGGTCAAATTACGACACTACTCTCCCAAATTGGATTAGATATGGGAACGACGGATTTACCTTTTTTACCAGGGATTGAGGCATGA
- the rplJ gene encoding 50S ribosomal protein L10 has product MGRTLENKQAIVADLQTQLDDTQMAVVIDYRGLSVAEITDLRNRIRPSGASCKVTKNTLMRKAIEGSDDWQHLSEFLTESSAFLLLKEDFGSAIKAYQGFQKETKKSVLRGGVLDGQVLTESDVKAIGDLPSKEELMGQIAGALNAVTTKIAVGIKEVPSSVARGLQAYVDKEES; this is encoded by the coding sequence ATGGGTAGAACCCTAGAGAACAAACAGGCGATCGTCGCAGACTTGCAGACTCAGCTCGATGACACGCAGATGGCAGTCGTGATTGACTACAGAGGCCTCTCTGTTGCTGAAATCACAGATTTGCGGAACCGTATTCGCCCTTCTGGTGCAAGCTGTAAGGTGACGAAAAATACTCTAATGCGTAAAGCAATTGAGGGTAGTGATGACTGGCAACATCTGTCAGAATTTTTGACAGAGTCTTCGGCATTTTTGCTGCTTAAAGAGGATTTTGGTAGCGCGATTAAAGCCTATCAAGGTTTCCAAAAAGAAACGAAGAAGTCGGTGCTGCGCGGTGGCGTCTTAGACGGACAAGTTTTAACCGAAAGCGATGTTAAAGCAATTGGTGATCTACCGTCGAAAGAAGAGCTTATGGGGCAAATTGCCGGTGCTCTCAACGCGGTCACAACCAAGATTGCGGTCGGAATCAAAGAGGTTCCCTCTTCTGTGGCGCGTGGTCTGCAGGCTTATGTTGACAAAGAAGAATCGTAG
- a CDS encoding RluA family pseudouridine synthase, with amino-acid sequence MTEFCYRLTEDSGQRLDRWLAGQSEISRSHLQRLIEQGHVQVNQQVCQSKKHLLQVGDQVLVTLPEPEPLSLEPEAIPLDILYEDDHFLIVNKPVGLVVHPAPGHATGTLVHALLAHCQKPDGTTSLSGIGGVERPGIVHRLDKDTTGVIAIAKTDQAHHHLQAQIAARTAKREYLAVVYGQPSTDSGKIDRPIGRHPVDRIKMAIIPEEEGGRSAVTHWQVRERLGNYALMHFQLETGRTHQIRVHCADQGWPIIGDPLYSRGKSVGVNLPGQALHAWQLTLQHPVTVEEIQVQAPLPETFAKLLRRLKIYMDGL; translated from the coding sequence ATGACGGAATTCTGCTACCGACTCACGGAAGATTCAGGCCAGCGTTTAGATCGGTGGCTGGCGGGTCAATCTGAGATTTCGCGTTCACATCTCCAGCGCCTGATCGAGCAGGGCCATGTTCAGGTCAATCAGCAGGTTTGCCAATCAAAGAAGCATCTGCTGCAGGTCGGAGATCAGGTGCTTGTTACCCTGCCAGAACCGGAACCGCTCAGCCTGGAGCCAGAGGCCATTCCGCTGGATATTTTGTACGAGGATGATCATTTTCTGATCGTCAACAAGCCGGTGGGGTTAGTGGTTCATCCCGCGCCGGGACACGCGACCGGAACCCTTGTTCATGCGCTCTTGGCCCACTGTCAAAAACCTGACGGCACGACGTCTTTGTCGGGGATTGGCGGCGTGGAGCGGCCCGGAATTGTGCACCGGTTGGATAAAGATACGACGGGGGTGATTGCGATCGCAAAAACCGATCAGGCCCACCATCACCTACAGGCCCAGATTGCAGCTCGAACCGCGAAGCGAGAATATTTAGCCGTCGTCTACGGACAGCCCAGTACAGACTCAGGCAAAATCGATCGTCCCATCGGTCGGCATCCCGTCGATCGAATCAAAATGGCAATTATTCCCGAAGAAGAGGGAGGCCGAAGCGCGGTCACCCACTGGCAGGTGAGAGAACGACTCGGTAACTATGCGTTGATGCATTTTCAGTTAGAGACAGGCCGAACCCATCAGATTCGCGTTCACTGCGCGGATCAAGGCTGGCCGATTATTGGTGATCCCCTTTACAGTCGCGGGAAATCAGTCGGGGTGAATTTGCCAGGGCAAGCGCTCCATGCATGGCAGTTAACTCTGCAGCATCCGGTAACAGTCGAGGAGATTCAGGTACAAGCACCCTTGCCAGAAACCTTTGCTAAGCTGCTGCGGCGATTAAAAATATACATGGATGGTCTCTAA
- the nusG gene encoding transcription termination/antitermination protein NusG, with the protein MVDEPLDTTTVNAPETDASAQINRWYAVQVASGCEKKVKQNLEQRLQTLDVADRIVQIAIPQTPTVKVRKDGSRATSDEKVFPGYVLVRMILDDDTWQVVKNTPNVINFVGSEERRRYGRGRGHVKPLPLGPAEVERIFRQSQDQEPVVKVDMEVGDQVQVLNGPFKDFEGEVIEVSAERNKLKALLSIFGRDTPVELEFNQVKKEN; encoded by the coding sequence ATGGTAGATGAACCGCTTGATACAACTACAGTTAATGCCCCGGAGACGGATGCCTCAGCACAAATTAATCGCTGGTATGCGGTACAGGTGGCTTCTGGGTGTGAGAAGAAGGTAAAGCAAAATTTGGAGCAGCGCCTTCAGACGCTAGACGTAGCAGACCGGATTGTACAGATCGCGATTCCACAAACACCCACAGTTAAAGTTCGGAAAGATGGCAGTCGAGCCACGAGCGACGAGAAGGTCTTTCCTGGGTACGTTCTGGTACGGATGATCCTTGACGATGATACTTGGCAGGTGGTTAAGAACACGCCAAATGTCATCAACTTCGTCGGGTCTGAGGAGCGACGCCGCTACGGGCGAGGTCGAGGACACGTTAAGCCTCTTCCTTTGGGGCCTGCAGAGGTGGAGCGAATCTTCCGGCAGTCTCAGGATCAGGAGCCTGTTGTCAAGGTAGATATGGAGGTTGGTGACCAGGTCCAGGTTCTCAACGGTCCGTTCAAAGACTTTGAAGGAGAAGTGATTGAGGTGAGTGCTGAGCGCAACAAGCTTAAAGCACTGCTTTCAATTTTTGGTCGGGATACCCCCGTCGAACTAGAGTTTAACCAGGTGAAAAAAGAGAATTAA
- a CDS encoding cell division protein SepF codes for MNNLLPLPGMKNCAIAILRPQTFDETARAVEALKTGTIILLNFADLASDKAQRFLDFAAGSTCALSGHHQAIGRGVFLFAPPTVEITTKV; via the coding sequence ATGAACAATCTACTCCCTTTGCCAGGAATGAAAAATTGTGCGATCGCAATTCTGCGTCCACAAACCTTTGACGAAACCGCCCGTGCCGTCGAAGCGCTCAAAACCGGAACAATCATCTTACTGAACTTCGCAGATCTTGCCAGCGATAAAGCCCAGCGCTTTCTCGACTTTGCCGCTGGCAGCACCTGTGCATTGTCAGGACATCATCAAGCCATTGGACGGGGCGTTTTTCTATTTGCTCCTCCCACCGTAGAAATTACAACAAAGGTCTAG
- the rplA gene encoding 50S ribosomal protein L1, with protein sequence MTKKVSRRMRELLKLVEEREYEPLEALELLKKTATAKFAETAEAHVRLGIDPKYTDQQLRTTVALPKGTGQDIKVAVIAKGEKVTEATNAGADVAGSEELIAEIQKGDINFDLLIATPDMMPQVAKVGRILGPRGLMPSPKAGTVTFDLESAIAEFKAGKLEFRADKAGIVHVLFGKTSFEPQDLLENLKALQETIDRNRPSGAKGRYWRSIYVSSTMGPSIQIGVNSLRDLKMDEMP encoded by the coding sequence ATGACTAAGAAAGTTTCGCGCCGCATGCGAGAGCTGCTCAAGCTGGTTGAGGAGCGTGAGTATGAACCTCTAGAGGCTCTAGAACTGCTCAAGAAAACTGCAACGGCGAAGTTTGCAGAAACAGCAGAGGCTCATGTACGGTTGGGCATTGATCCGAAGTACACGGACCAACAGCTTCGGACTACCGTGGCATTGCCAAAGGGTACGGGCCAGGATATTAAGGTTGCCGTGATCGCGAAGGGCGAGAAGGTCACCGAGGCAACGAATGCCGGTGCTGATGTCGCTGGTTCTGAAGAGCTGATTGCAGAAATTCAGAAAGGTGATATCAACTTTGACCTCCTGATTGCCACGCCAGATATGATGCCGCAGGTGGCGAAGGTTGGCCGCATCTTGGGTCCACGAGGTCTGATGCCCTCGCCAAAGGCGGGAACGGTAACGTTCGATCTGGAAAGTGCGATCGCAGAGTTCAAAGCTGGTAAGCTTGAGTTCCGGGCTGACAAAGCAGGGATTGTCCACGTTCTATTTGGCAAAACATCCTTTGAGCCTCAGGATCTGTTGGAGAACTTAAAAGCACTCCAGGAGACCATCGACCGCAATCGCCCTTCAGGAGCAAAAGGACGCTACTGGCGCAGTATTTATGTGTCTTCGACCATGGGGCCATCCATCCAAATTGGCGTTAATTCCCTGCGCGATCTAAAGATGGATGAGATGCCGTAG
- a CDS encoding methyltransferase family protein translates to MRHEVVGVLTIQRKSLTPLSLVVRHPGYLGMSLVEIGAGLAVSNWIVLAAIMVVGALSHVYRIQAEEEMLKAKYGKQYEVYSEKTWRLLPFIY, encoded by the coding sequence TTGAGGCATGAAGTAGTTGGAGTTTTGACCATCCAGCGTAAAAGCCTAACTCCGCTGAGCTTAGTTGTTCGGCATCCTGGATATCTAGGCATGTCTTTAGTGGAAATCGGTGCAGGCTTGGCGGTCTCTAATTGGATAGTGCTAGCAGCCATTATGGTCGTCGGAGCACTCTCACATGTTTATCGCATCCAAGCAGAGGAAGAAATGCTAAAAGCTAAGTATGGCAAACAGTACGAAGTTTATTCAGAAAAAACTTGGAGGCTCTTGCCATTCATATACTGA
- the secE gene encoding preprotein translocase subunit SecE, whose translation MNPDAAESTTDQQPVAAGSSSPDLEPDAQKPKGPSPVGFAQGTKEELAKVVWPDRQQLISESAAVILMVSFLAIFISLIDNVFSWASRLVF comes from the coding sequence GTGAATCCTGATGCAGCGGAATCTACGACGGATCAGCAACCGGTCGCGGCAGGGAGCTCATCGCCTGATTTAGAGCCGGATGCTCAGAAGCCTAAAGGCCCCAGTCCTGTCGGATTTGCACAGGGAACCAAGGAAGAACTTGCCAAGGTTGTATGGCCTGATCGACAGCAACTCATTAGTGAATCAGCCGCAGTTATTTTAATGGTGTCTTTTTTGGCGATTTTCATCTCTCTTATTGATAATGTGTTCAGCTGGGCTTCCCGGCTGGTCTTTTAG
- a CDS encoding GNAT family N-acetyltransferase, which translates to MQIPKLSSGCEVRSATAQDIWRIRKLVLYALLDPTQLRWTQFWVVEHQQEIIACGQLRHFAEAQELGSLVVASAWRGQGIGSFLTQWLIEQATSSLYIECLGDKLAEFYTPFGFVAVSWSDLPQSLKRKFALSALGQRLQLPVHFMHRPSKGITETS; encoded by the coding sequence ATGCAAATCCCTAAACTTTCATCGGGGTGTGAAGTGCGCTCAGCCACGGCCCAGGATATCTGGAGAATCCGTAAGCTGGTTCTTTATGCTCTTCTTGATCCCACACAACTGCGCTGGACTCAGTTTTGGGTCGTTGAGCATCAGCAGGAAATCATTGCCTGTGGGCAGCTCCGGCACTTTGCCGAGGCGCAGGAGTTAGGCAGCTTGGTGGTTGCTTCGGCATGGCGAGGACAAGGGATTGGCTCATTTTTGACACAGTGGCTAATTGAGCAGGCCACATCATCGTTGTATATAGAATGTTTAGGGGATAAGCTAGCTGAATTTTATACACCGTTCGGTTTTGTCGCGGTCTCTTGGTCCGATCTTCCTCAGAGCCTCAAGCGCAAGTTTGCACTCTCGGCGCTGGGCCAACGGCTTCAGCTACCAGTGCACTTCATGCACCGTCCCAGCAAAGGGATCACAGAGACAAGCTAG
- the rplS gene encoding 50S ribosomal protein L19: MHAQELIRSIEAEHLKEKLPEVYVGDTVRVGVRIREGNKERTQPYEGTVIAKRHGGINETITVRRIFQGIGVERVFLLHSPRVADIKVMRRGKVRRAKLYYLRDRVGKATRIKQRFDRSL, encoded by the coding sequence ATGCACGCCCAAGAGTTAATCCGCTCTATTGAAGCGGAACATTTAAAGGAAAAGTTGCCTGAAGTCTACGTGGGCGACACTGTTCGAGTTGGTGTTCGGATCCGTGAAGGGAACAAGGAGCGGACTCAACCCTATGAGGGGACCGTGATTGCCAAGCGTCATGGCGGTATTAATGAGACCATTACAGTCCGCCGAATTTTCCAAGGAATTGGCGTTGAGCGGGTGTTTTTACTTCACTCTCCTCGAGTTGCCGATATTAAGGTGATGCGACGCGGTAAAGTTAGACGAGCAAAGCTTTATTACTTACGAGATCGCGTTGGTAAGGCCACTCGAATCAAGCAGCGCTTCGATCGAAGTCTTTAA
- the rplK gene encoding 50S ribosomal protein L11, translating into MAKKVVALIKLAIPAGKANPAPPIGPALGQHGVNIMMFCKEYNARTSDKVGLVVPVEISVFEDRSFTFILKTPPASVLIKKAAGIEKGSGEPQSVKVGKITKAQLQDIAETKMPDLNANDIEAAMKIVAGTARNMGVTVVD; encoded by the coding sequence ATGGCAAAGAAAGTTGTAGCCCTCATTAAGCTGGCGATTCCGGCTGGCAAAGCAAACCCAGCCCCTCCCATCGGTCCTGCGTTGGGACAGCATGGGGTCAATATCATGATGTTCTGTAAGGAGTACAACGCTCGTACCTCTGATAAGGTCGGGCTAGTGGTTCCGGTGGAAATTTCGGTGTTTGAAGACCGAAGTTTTACCTTCATTCTAAAAACGCCTCCGGCCTCTGTCTTGATTAAGAAAGCGGCGGGGATTGAGAAGGGCTCAGGTGAACCTCAGTCTGTCAAGGTGGGTAAAATCACTAAGGCACAACTTCAGGATATTGCTGAGACAAAAATGCCGGACTTAAACGCCAACGATATTGAGGCGGCTATGAAAATTGTGGCGGGTACGGCTCGCAATATGGGCGTAACGGTGGTCGATTAG
- a CDS encoding YcjF family protein gives MRLPRLPLLILGIAVILGLMVWLVSSLLWLYRSVFYTSPFLANLLLLLLIGLFLALIGALAYYVWVFSRKKEPRQQRQPPQVPAQKSAAAVENLRAIRQQIQQIEDQVAREVLLSQTRNIAQDLSRRQLKLVVFGVGSAGKTSLVNALMGRIAGQVGPTIGTTEVGETYSCYLPRLDRELLITDTPGLLEPGIMGTAREQAARKLATEADLLLFVVDGDLTQSEYQPLSSLEEMGKRLLLVFNKTDRYSAADQETVLKVLCDRTRLSPEDIVAISAAPQPLQLANGEGLEPEPDLCSLLQRLGTILHEEGDDLLADNILLQSQRLSTEARDLIAQERQGRAEKVVERFQWIGAGVIWATPIVIDLLAAAAVNAQMVIEIAKVYGCELSKEEGKELARSLAKTLGGLGIVKGVLSVVTRALEFSVAGYVLGKTVQSISTAYLTRIAGNSFIEYFRNDQDWGDGGMAEVVQQQFQLNRRDQFVKKFIQDAITQLPKSFGRALQPWSEQPLEIETAELISEEEYEK, from the coding sequence ATGCGCTTACCGCGCTTACCGCTTTTAATTCTAGGGATTGCTGTCATTTTAGGGCTGATGGTGTGGCTCGTGAGTTCGCTACTGTGGCTCTATCGATCCGTTTTTTACACCTCTCCCTTTTTGGCGAATTTATTGCTGCTGCTCCTGATTGGTCTATTTCTGGCCTTAATCGGAGCTTTGGCTTACTATGTCTGGGTTTTTAGTCGCAAAAAAGAGCCTCGGCAGCAACGACAACCGCCTCAGGTTCCGGCCCAGAAATCTGCGGCAGCAGTGGAAAATCTGCGGGCGATCCGGCAGCAAATTCAGCAAATTGAAGATCAGGTGGCGCGGGAAGTGCTGCTGTCTCAAACGCGAAATATTGCTCAAGATCTATCTCGCAGACAGCTCAAGCTGGTGGTGTTTGGTGTCGGATCTGCGGGTAAAACGTCTCTAGTCAATGCTTTGATGGGTCGGATCGCCGGTCAGGTGGGTCCCACTATTGGCACAACTGAGGTGGGAGAGACCTATAGCTGCTATTTGCCCCGCCTTGATCGAGAGTTGCTGATCACCGATACGCCGGGACTCCTAGAGCCAGGGATCATGGGTACGGCTCGGGAACAGGCGGCTCGCAAGCTAGCGACGGAGGCTGATCTGCTGCTGTTTGTAGTAGATGGCGACCTCACTCAATCGGAATATCAACCCCTCAGCTCCTTAGAGGAGATGGGTAAACGGCTGTTGCTGGTGTTCAACAAAACGGATCGTTACTCAGCAGCGGATCAAGAGACTGTGTTGAAGGTGCTTTGCGATCGCACCCGCCTCTCCCCAGAAGATATTGTGGCTATCTCGGCTGCTCCTCAGCCCCTGCAGCTTGCCAACGGCGAAGGACTGGAGCCAGAGCCTGATTTGTGCTCTCTGCTGCAGCGATTGGGCACCATTCTGCACGAGGAAGGCGACGACCTACTGGCCGATAACATTCTGCTCCAGTCCCAGCGACTGAGCACGGAAGCGCGCGATCTAATTGCCCAAGAGCGTCAGGGCCGTGCGGAGAAAGTGGTAGAACGCTTCCAGTGGATTGGAGCCGGGGTGATTTGGGCCACCCCCATCGTGATTGACCTGTTGGCCGCTGCCGCCGTCAACGCTCAAATGGTGATCGAAATCGCCAAGGTCTACGGCTGTGAACTGTCCAAGGAAGAAGGCAAAGAGCTGGCCCGCTCCCTCGCCAAAACCTTAGGAGGGCTGGGAATCGTCAAAGGCGTCCTTTCTGTCGTGACGCGAGCCTTGGAGTTCAGCGTGGCGGGTTATGTCTTAGGTAAAACGGTGCAGAGCATCAGTACCGCCTACCTCACTCGGATTGCGGGCAATAGCTTTATTGAATACTTCCGCAATGACCAGGACTGGGGTGATGGCGGCATGGCAGAGGTGGTACAGCAGCAGTTTCAGCTCAACCGCCGCGATCAATTTGTGAAAAAATTCATTCAGGATGCCATTACTCAGCTCCCCAAGAGCTTTGGACGTGCGCTCCAGCCTTGGTCTGAACAGCCCCTAGAGATAGAGACAGCAGAACTTATTTCAGAGGAAGAGTACGAAAAATAG
- a CDS encoding retropepsin-like aspartic protease, with protein MNYQRLQTLLISLAWSFPLGAWTGGAALAQRSEQRTAVPSSQRELPLRAIVQLQGLNVPPPQTQGSAVLSLQPLTGTRVYTVPVSLGNYRGRFLLDTGASTSMVTAATVQQLQLQGRPVPQERLDLAVAGDDCPDLKANLYQLPQLSMQGVQVQGLSTLKFNSTVIPDALSGVLGMDVLKFFDLQLNPQQQSLQLRPATPLPPEWRSRAVPLQEKLGVMLAQVQVNDRGPFTFLLDTAADSTFISPDVALQANLDAAGYRPIQIRGFCGIEEAQASQLKSVQLQNHWQSDLDTIVLSSSSILSVLGVDGILGQNFLDQYQQYWRFTQDPAGQFDGSLLLFPLPQR; from the coding sequence ATGAACTATCAACGGCTGCAAACACTGCTAATCAGCTTGGCCTGGAGCTTTCCCCTAGGGGCATGGACCGGTGGAGCGGCCTTAGCGCAACGTTCTGAACAACGCACCGCAGTGCCGTCCTCTCAACGCGAACTACCGCTCCGGGCGATTGTGCAGCTTCAGGGCCTAAACGTACCTCCCCCGCAAACCCAGGGCAGTGCGGTGCTCTCCCTCCAGCCCCTTACAGGAACGAGGGTTTATACCGTTCCCGTTAGCTTGGGCAACTACCGCGGACGCTTCCTGTTGGATACCGGTGCCTCAACCTCGATGGTGACAGCCGCAACAGTACAGCAGCTTCAGCTCCAGGGAAGACCCGTTCCCCAAGAGCGCCTAGATCTGGCCGTGGCCGGAGATGATTGTCCTGACCTCAAGGCTAATCTCTACCAGCTACCGCAGCTCTCAATGCAGGGTGTTCAAGTGCAAGGGCTGAGCACTCTGAAGTTTAACAGCACCGTGATTCCAGATGCACTCTCTGGGGTCCTCGGCATGGACGTGCTGAAGTTCTTCGATTTGCAACTCAATCCTCAGCAGCAGTCTTTACAGCTCCGTCCGGCTACCCCACTTCCACCTGAGTGGCGATCTCGTGCCGTTCCTCTGCAAGAAAAGCTGGGTGTCATGCTGGCTCAGGTGCAAGTGAATGATCGAGGTCCGTTTACCTTTTTGCTTGATACAGCGGCAGACAGCACCTTCATCTCTCCTGATGTTGCTCTGCAGGCGAATCTAGATGCAGCCGGTTATCGGCCCATTCAGATTCGCGGCTTCTGCGGTATAGAAGAGGCTCAAGCCTCGCAGCTCAAATCTGTGCAGCTCCAGAATCACTGGCAGTCTGATTTAGACACGATTGTCTTATCCTCTTCTTCAATTCTTTCAGTGTTAGGGGTTGACGGCATTCTGGGACAGAATTTTCTCGATCAGTATCAGCAATACTGGCGATTTACTCAGGATCCCGCAGGTCAGTTTGACGGTAGCCTACTGTTGTTTCCGCTTCCGCAGCGCTAA
- the uvrC gene encoding excinuclease ABC subunit UvrC — MPDLLSTTPLLKTPERLESRLKQIPPEPGVYFMRDAKDHILYIGKSKKLRSRVRSYFRQSQDLGPRIALMVRQVTDIEFIVTDSEAEALALEANLIKQHQPHFNVLLKDDKKYPYLCITWSEEYPSIFITRRRRLGKKQDRYYGPYVDTRLLRSTLHLVKQIFPLKQRRRPLFKDRPCLNYDIGRCPGVCQRLVTPEEYRKTLQKIAMIFQGRTGELIAILNEQMQLASADLNFEYAARLRDQIAGLQNLGADQKVALPDDTISRDAIALAADEQSACIQLFQIRAGRLVGRLGFMADPQSGSVGAILQRALEEHYAHVDPVEIPAEILVQTELPEAELLAGGLCDRKGRKVTVLCPQRQTKAELIQMVERNAGHELMRTQRARDLSTQAQQDLADLLDLPDLPRRIEGYDISHIQGSDAVASRVVFVDGLPAKQHYRRYKIKDPTVRAGHSDDFASLAEVIGRRFRSYVDKPEQPRLGSVDWPDLVMIDGGKGQLSAVMAVLSEMELADTLQVVSLAKQREEIFLPGAKQPLPTDSEQSGVQLLRRLRDEAHRFAVSFHRQQRTERMRRSRLDEISGLGHHRQKELLAAFRSIDYIREASLEQLVTVPTIGPQLAQQIYDYFHPSQSSKAEE, encoded by the coding sequence GTGCCCGATCTGCTCTCCACAACGCCGCTGCTCAAAACCCCTGAACGTCTCGAATCTCGTCTGAAGCAAATTCCGCCAGAGCCGGGGGTCTACTTCATGCGGGATGCAAAGGACCACATTCTTTACATTGGCAAGTCGAAAAAGCTGCGATCGAGGGTTCGGTCTTATTTTCGTCAATCTCAAGATTTAGGGCCGCGCATTGCCTTGATGGTGCGTCAGGTCACGGATATTGAGTTCATCGTCACCGACTCAGAGGCTGAGGCGCTAGCGCTGGAAGCTAATCTAATTAAGCAGCATCAGCCCCACTTCAATGTGCTGCTCAAGGACGATAAGAAATATCCCTATCTCTGTATTACCTGGTCGGAAGAGTATCCCAGCATTTTCATTACCCGACGGCGACGGCTGGGCAAAAAGCAGGATCGATATTATGGCCCCTACGTTGATACGCGACTGCTGCGCTCGACACTACATCTCGTCAAACAGATTTTTCCGCTCAAGCAGCGCCGTCGTCCCCTCTTCAAAGATCGTCCCTGCCTCAACTATGACATTGGCCGCTGTCCAGGGGTCTGCCAGCGACTGGTAACGCCAGAGGAGTATCGTAAGACGCTCCAGAAAATCGCCATGATTTTCCAGGGGCGTACTGGGGAGCTAATCGCCATCCTCAATGAGCAAATGCAGCTCGCTTCAGCGGATCTCAATTTTGAGTATGCGGCCCGACTGCGCGATCAGATTGCAGGTCTACAAAATCTAGGGGCCGATCAGAAAGTAGCGCTACCCGACGACACGATCTCCCGTGACGCAATCGCGCTGGCGGCGGATGAGCAAAGCGCCTGTATCCAGCTTTTTCAGATTCGCGCCGGTCGCTTAGTGGGCCGCTTGGGCTTTATGGCCGATCCCCAGTCCGGTTCTGTGGGAGCCATTCTACAGCGGGCGCTGGAAGAACATTACGCCCATGTTGATCCGGTCGAAATTCCGGCAGAGATCTTGGTGCAGACAGAGCTGCCAGAGGCGGAACTGCTGGCGGGGGGATTATGCGATCGCAAAGGTAGAAAAGTGACAGTCCTGTGTCCGCAGCGGCAGACCAAGGCTGAACTGATCCAAATGGTCGAGCGCAACGCTGGTCACGAGCTGATGCGTACCCAACGCGCCCGTGATCTAAGCACCCAAGCCCAGCAAGATCTCGCCGATCTATTAGATTTGCCCGACCTTCCTCGACGGATTGAAGGCTACGACATTTCTCATATCCAAGGTTCAGACGCAGTGGCCTCCAGGGTCGTTTTCGTTGACGGCCTGCCTGCCAAGCAGCACTACCGCCGCTATAAAATCAAGGATCCCACCGTGCGCGCCGGTCACTCCGATGATTTTGCCAGCCTTGCAGAGGTGATCGGTCGCCGCTTCCGTAGTTATGTTGATAAACCAGAACAGCCCCGCCTCGGTTCTGTTGACTGGCCGGATCTCGTCATGATTGACGGCGGCAAAGGACAGCTTTCTGCAGTGATGGCCGTCCTCTCTGAGATGGAGCTAGCCGACACGCTGCAGGTGGTCAGTCTTGCCAAGCAGCGAGAAGAAATCTTCCTGCCCGGTGCTAAACAGCCGCTGCCCACCGACAGTGAACAATCTGGGGTCCAGCTCCTGCGACGCCTCAGGGATGAGGCCCACCGATTCGCCGTTAGTTTCCATCGCCAGCAGCGCACTGAGCGCATGCGCCGCTCACGCTTAGACGAGATTTCTGGATTAGGACACCATCGCCAGAAAGAGTTGCTGGCAGCGTTTCGGTCCATTGACTACATTCGGGAGGCTTCTCTTGAGCAACTGGTCACGGTGCCAACGATTGGACCCCAGCTCGCCCAGCAAATTTATGACTACTTTCATCCCTCACAGTCATCGAAAGCGGAGGAGTGA